The following proteins are co-located in the Flectobacillus major DSM 103 genome:
- a CDS encoding Glu/Leu/Phe/Val family dehydrogenase, translating to MTYIEPAPIKDKENPLESMMQRFDKAVELLGISEEMYYILKVPARQVTVGLPITMDDGRIKVFEGHRVIHSNILGPAKGGIRFDPAVNIDEVRALAAWMTWKCAVVDIPYGGAKGGIACNPREMSAGEMERLMRAYTVAMLDVFGPDRDIPAPDMGTGPREMAWLMDEYSKAKGMTVNAVVTGKPLVLGGSLGRTEATGRGVMVSALAGMDKLKINPYKATAAVQGFGNVGSHAAVLLHERGVKVVAISDISGAYYNENGIDIDGAIKYRDLNKGTLENFPGAGKITNEDLLTLQVDVLVPAAKEDVITHDNAPYIQAKMIVEGANGPTSASADDIINDKGILVVPDILANAGGVTVSYFEWVQNRMGYKWNLDRINRRSDRIMKDAFDKVFLTSQQFNVPMRIAAYIVAIKKVADTYKFRGGY from the coding sequence ATGACATACATAGAACCTGCTCCAATTAAAGACAAAGAGAACCCACTTGAGTCGATGATGCAGAGATTTGACAAGGCTGTCGAGCTACTTGGGATCTCTGAAGAAATGTATTATATCTTGAAAGTACCTGCTCGTCAGGTAACGGTTGGCTTACCTATTACAATGGATGATGGGCGTATTAAAGTATTTGAGGGTCACAGAGTTATACATTCAAATATCCTTGGGCCAGCCAAAGGGGGTATACGTTTTGACCCTGCCGTAAATATTGACGAGGTACGTGCATTGGCTGCTTGGATGACTTGGAAGTGTGCCGTAGTAGATATTCCTTATGGAGGTGCAAAAGGTGGTATTGCTTGTAACCCACGAGAGATGTCGGCTGGCGAAATGGAGCGTTTGATGCGTGCCTATACGGTAGCAATGTTAGATGTTTTTGGCCCCGACCGTGATATACCTGCCCCTGATATGGGAACAGGCCCTCGTGAAATGGCATGGCTAATGGATGAATACTCAAAGGCTAAAGGTATGACTGTCAATGCCGTAGTGACAGGAAAGCCATTGGTGTTGGGTGGTTCGCTGGGGCGTACTGAGGCTACTGGCCGTGGTGTTATGGTATCGGCTTTGGCTGGTATGGACAAACTGAAAATCAATCCTTATAAGGCTACTGCGGCTGTACAGGGATTTGGTAATGTTGGCTCGCATGCGGCAGTATTGCTGCACGAAAGAGGGGTTAAGGTTGTGGCTATTTCTGATATATCGGGGGCATACTACAACGAAAATGGTATTGATATCGACGGGGCAATTAAATACAGAGATTTGAATAAAGGTACTTTAGAGAATTTCCCTGGTGCTGGCAAAATTACCAACGAAGATTTATTAACCCTACAAGTAGACGTACTTGTACCTGCTGCCAAAGAAGATGTGATTACACATGATAATGCACCTTATATTCAGGCAAAAATGATTGTAGAAGGAGCTAATGGCCCTACTTCTGCCTCGGCCGATGATATTATCAATGACAAGGGTATCTTGGTAGTTCCCGATATTTTGGCTAATGCGGGTGGTGTAACTGTATCTTATTTTGAGTGGGTACAGAATCGTATGGGCTATAAATGGAATCTTGATAGAATCAACCGCCGTTCTGACAGAATTATGAAGGACGCTTTCGATAAAGTCTTTTTGACCTCTCAGCAGTTCAATGTACCAATGCGTATTGCTGCTTATATTGTAGCAATCAAAAAGGTGGCTGATACTTACAAATTTAGAGGAGGATATTAA
- a CDS encoding LytR/AlgR family response regulator transcription factor has product MNLQFTLQHEPILGKNRIPIRQIVLLEGDINYTYCYLGNGRKLVFSTTLKHFESLLCPYGFLRIHRAYIINPHYLLHCDIALKSVHLVNGMTATISRRKCKILSSFTKKKASLMNKQ; this is encoded by the coding sequence ATGAACTTACAATTCACACTACAACACGAACCTATATTGGGAAAAAACAGAATCCCAATCCGTCAGATTGTTTTACTGGAAGGTGATATTAATTACACCTACTGCTACTTGGGAAATGGACGCAAACTAGTATTTTCTACCACCCTCAAACATTTTGAATCCTTACTTTGTCCTTATGGTTTTTTAAGAATACACCGAGCCTATATCATCAATCCCCATTATTTACTTCATTGTGATATTGCTTTAAAATCAGTACACCTTGTCAATGGTATGACAGCTACTATTTCACGCAGAAAATGTAAGATACTGTCAAGTTTTACCAAAAAAAAGGCCTCATTAATGAATAAACAATAA
- a CDS encoding TraR/DksA family transcriptional regulator: protein MMNTASAEERTRYSEEELKEFEELITKKLEDTRGELNYIREALHKRNDPGTDVTSGSSKLMEDGADTSEKESMSQLAARLQKFATQLENALIRIKNGTYGVCIDTGKLIPKERLRAVPHTQQTIEAKLMKQR from the coding sequence ATGATGAACACAGCATCGGCAGAAGAAAGAACCCGCTATTCTGAAGAAGAATTGAAAGAATTCGAGGAGTTAATCACTAAGAAATTAGAAGATACCCGTGGCGAATTAAATTACATTCGTGAGGCATTACACAAACGCAACGACCCTGGAACCGATGTAACTTCTGGTAGTTCAAAGCTTATGGAAGATGGTGCCGATACTTCTGAAAAAGAAAGTATGAGCCAATTGGCTGCTCGTTTGCAGAAATTTGCTACTCAGCTTGAAAATGCGTTGATTCGTATCAAAAATGGTACTTATGGCGTATGTATCGACACTGGAAAGCTGATTCCGAAAGAACGCTTGAGAGCAGTACCTCACACACAACAAACCATTGAGGCTAAGTTGATGAAACAACGTTAG